The Parambassis ranga chromosome 13, fParRan2.1, whole genome shotgun sequence genome contains the following window.
GGTCTCGTCCAGGTCGGAGCACAAGTCCTCGCTGGACATGGTGGAAGGGGCCGGGGAGAGGGCCGAGGACGAGCCACTGGAGATGCTCCGTCCTCCTGGAGAAGCCAGGTTCATGCAGAGACCCTCGCTGCCTCCGTTCCAAGTGCTGCTGTTGTTCCCTGGAGAGTCTGTGATTAGGTCCATCAACACATCCTGGAGGTGGTCCTCGTTCAGGGGCATACACTCCAGGAGGTGGTTCAGGAGCTCGGCTGCCACTGTTGCGTCTATCCCAGGGCAGTTGGACACAAACATGTGGACCTCGTGCATGCACTGGATGTAGCCAGCTGCAAACCTCTCACTGGCTTCTCGGTtaagtgtgtctgtttctgtgggagacatttcacatttgtttaaaaaactATATAATTtcattattaaaaaatgttatagctacaacataaaaacatgtgcAAAGTTGGTGACATGAGCTATTATTTGGGCACCACCCCCTTAAGATGAATTAATTATAGATTAGCCTGTTGCCTGTGAGTGATTTTACTAGAAGATCTTTAATCCAAACTGAGTCAGCTTCTTCAAATACAGATTATACAAGCTGATGTCAGTTCACTGGTGGGATATCACCTGGAAATTAGAAGATGTTGACTCTTTCTGTATAGATTAGTTAAACACCTGTATGCATCATAATCCTGATAATGGGTTTTTTTAATACCTCTACAGATTAGTGGGGTTCAGTGGACCTAATTGTATCTGTGAATGTGTCCAGACCTtgatttctgttcttcagtATGTCCTCCACCTTTTTCACTGTCATCTCCAGCACTTCTGCATTCTCCATCTTGGAATGAGACTGTGGAAACAAGCATATGACATGAGCTTCATCAGAATCCAGGGCCAGTTGAAATAAGGTGCAGTGTGTGCGCCTCTGTACTCACGTCTGCATCTGCCAGCAGAGTCCGCAGCTCCAGCAAACTCTCATTGATGCGGGCTCGCCTTTTCTTCTCCACCAGAGGTTTCCTAGtctgcagaaagacagagaggatcaGACCTAagtgacagaaaatgaactcAAAGACAGAAAGGGCCGTCTGTCCACATCACGGCcatttctccttcttctctggcAGATTAAAGTTGCAAATATGAGTTGTAAATGAGTGAAAACATCATTAGTATTCATGTGGAGCAAAACACTCCAGGCTTAAAACTCCGCAGACGCAGCGCACAAGTGGAGTGACAAGTGCGTCATTGTGTCCAGAGAGTGCCATCATCATCAGTCCCACAGCAGGTACCTTTCTGTCCGCTTTCTGAATCCCGTAGTAGGACTCATCCTCATCCAGTCCGGTACTGTTGGGCCGAGCCGAGGGAGCCATGTTGGTTGGATCAGCGTTTCTGTGGCTTCTCCCACTGCTGCTTTCTGCCTCCTGAGTCTTCCGCGAGGGGCAGCTGGCAAACGGAACCGGttacaggcagaaaaaaaatcgaCAAACTCGCAGACAAGGCGAGGCGCCCTGTGTTTATTGTTCAATCCTAGTGAGACGTGCTGCTGGCGCTGAGTGGCTGTTGTTAGTATTTATAGGGGCTTATTAACATGTGAATAGGGGCTGTGCTGCTCTCGCTGGGGGACAACAGAGCGCACACGGCCGGAGCCAATGAGCGCTCACTCCCTTTGTCTGCGGTCAGCCCGGTCTGCGCCCTGAGGAGCTGGACGGGCTTTAATCAGACAATTTGTTGTGTTTGGGGAACGACTGCActgttttccttcctctgctccttgGTGCCAATGCGCACTGTTCATTCAACTGTGCAGCATTCATTAGAATGGAGGATGGTGATGCATTTGAATGTAGCTTATTTTAATGTTGATTTATTCTGAAGCGCCACTGAAGATTTGGTTATGGAATAATCGAATAAAATTGCCCTTAAAATAAGAAGTATCACTTTATATTTGTAGCttataattcatttttttgctcACTTTCAGTGCACATTTtcagatcagattttttttcctgccctaCCCATTCTTCTTTCCGTCGGCGCTTGTGTCCGTGCCTCAGCAGATTTACCCGGCTGTTTGGCGGATGTAACGCGATGCCTTCAgttggcagctgctgctggcggCCCCTCGGCCTAAACTGAATCAGCCGGGGGAATTAAGGGCCCTTCTCCAAAGAAAACGACAGGTGTTGGCCTGCGCCTCGTTTGTTCTCCCCGTTGTTTGGTGACTTCTGATTTGTGTGCAACTGCATTCTCACGTTGCCTGCTCTGCTACGAGAGATTATAATATCTGGTTGTTTTTTCCTATAATCTCCAGCATCCATGATGTTGTTAGTGACTGTGATGCATGTGTAAACTTGCAAAATATGAAGTGGTAATAACTAAAACAACATGGCACTGGTTAGGACATGTTTGATAAGCATGGTTTTCTGCGTTTGGATGCAACACAATGACCATTTGTATTTGTCTAGTAAGAGTTCTCAACCCCCCTGCCCTTGTTTATGTTTTGAACCTTATTATCATGCAAATCAGCCATACAATAAGGCCGCTCGGTGTACTCTAAAGAGAAACGCGCATGATTCTGTACAGCCCTCCAGGTAGAGGCACTGATGTATTTCCAGGTGTTCTTTTACGCACAGCATTTCCACAATTACGCAGCATTTCCGCACAAAAACAGTGCTAAACTGTATATTGTACTCCAAATGAAGGAAGCGCTTCAGACCTTTGAAGTGGAGTTTTTTGGCACCTCGCCACCCCCTAGATCCGTGTTCCAGGGCTTTAATGGTGTGTGGACTGTGGAGAGAGCAGCTGTCTCGACTCGCTTTTGTTGGAGAGCTCAGCTAGGGGACCAGACGTCCCCCTCTCACTGCCTCAGTCTTCAGACCCGCCGCCTGGCTCCATGTGGCGGCCATCATAACGGTAATAATAGAATGGGCCATATGCACCCTTCTACTTCCCTGAACCCGATGATGAATAACATCTTTGTAAAAACGCCAGCGCACTAGAAGACTTTTTGACCATATGAGCCACCCTGATGGTTTTTGCCTGCAGAGGTATAGGCATTGGTGCCCAAAACTTGAACCTTGAAATTGTCCTTGTCTTTTCAACGTCAAATCACACATTACTGGCAATGACTTCTAATTACAAATTATTTGTTATAATTAACACCTCTTAGAAGTTTTGACAAGCACTGGGATGGTTCCCACAGAAACACCTCTCCTCACTTATCTTGTGGTTTTATTGACCCAGGTTTTCTGATATTAAAGATGATTAAAGATGTGACTGCACTTCCTTTCAAAGTATTGATCAAAAAATAGAATTTTAAAAACTCGAGAGCATGATGTCTTTTTTGTCCTGGTTATGCAGGATAACCCACAATGCAACCTTTAGGATGAAGTTATACTGAAACAGTGTCAGAATATGTGTCAAGAAGATGATGTATCATTAAGCaaatgcttcagctgcacatATTTAACCGAAGCTGCTGAAGCGGCAGCAAACAGGCATGAAACAACAGTTCTAATATGATGGTGCCACCCTGTCATCAACTTGTTggttaataatataaaatatattccATTCTTTATCAGTGAGCTGGTTCCAGGGTTCTGCTGCTGTGCCTGCACTTAATGGCTTACTGGTACACTTCCCATATGTCCATATGTCATGTACATAAAGTCTATTGTGCATGCTCACTGTCACACAAGGCTCATGGAGAATAGAGCCTTCTTTCACATTAGTATTTAGTCCGTGCTCCTCACATAGGTCAGAAATGTCTCTTATGTGCCCAACTCTCACAGTGTCTGTGACTTTATCTTGCTGCAGGAAGTCTGTTGACTTGAGTTTGTTCACTAGAAACTTAACAATGAGCTGGATGATGCTAGGATGCAATGAGCAGCAGAATTGGTTTTACGgtatttcatttcattaaaaaGTGTCACCTATAGCTTTTTACTAGTAAATGTCTATTGCTACCTAATGTTATGTTACAAAGTCCAAACAGACATTGTATCACAGCAATATCAAGCTGTAAAAAGCACTAtttcaaaaatatttcaaaaataataataataataattcagaAGTTCTCCAAGTCACTGTGAGTgtataattattttattatttaattattattatcatatcaTCATTTAGGTTAATTATACAGCAAAGTAGGAAAACATAGAAACCTATGCAATGCCAAGTAAGTGGTCTAAGAAGCAACGTCATGCTTTATAATATCCAATAAATAAAGCTGttaatacaataaatacatgaaagATTAATAAGAGCCTTCTATAATGCAGGCTACAAGAAGTCGACTTCTGAAGGGAAGTACTGAGAAAAGGTCTGTATAGAATCATTATAGCACACCTACAATATAATAACTGGAACAAAACTGCCCCACACGTTTGTCTTCTGAGCAGCATATCTATAAGATACATAACAGAGGATGGTCTAACAAAACTGAGATCAATAATCCAACAGTTCACCAGGGCCTCCACATCTCCAGCATCCCCAGGTGGGAGCTGTGCAGTGCTGGTCTCTCCTGACGTCCAGCCACGTGGCAGGAGGGTCCCTCTCTGCGCGGCTGCCTCCCAGCCAGGGGGTCACCTCTGAGGGGTGTGCCTGGGATGGCTTGGCTAGTTGGAGGAGGGACATCATGTCTTGGAGATGGTTGAGTGAGGGTCCGCTCTTCAGTGGACCTGGGCAGAGACTTGAGGAGGTGGTTGAGCAGACGGGAGCCCAGAGTTTTGTCCATCCACTCGCAGGTGAGGAGCATGTTGTGGACCTCGTGCATGCACTGTATGTACCCTGTGCTGTATCTCTGCTGGGCCTCCAGGCCTAATGTGGTGTCTGAGTGggaagaagacaggaggagtgAGGCTACATGTGTCACAGTGACCCCTAGTGGTGACGACAAGGCCTAGATTTAATAACAGTGTGTGAGTTTTTAAATATGGCTCAAAATGCATAAGTCCAGGGTTTACTGAAAACGTTTCCACTTCTATCCATTAACAGTGACCTGTCTCTGATCGTTACTCTTTGATGAGATGTGGAACATTTTGAATTGCACGTGCCgatgctgccccctgctgtctgACTGCCAACTAGGTCAATAGACTTTACCCTGTATACCTCTGTGTATTTATCCACTTGTTACGCACAGTTTTTCTTTAATATCTCTGGTAAATGAAACTAAAACTGAAGACAGTACGTGAAACCACGTGACACAAAGACAGCGCCACGTTTCTTACCATTGAGTTTATTATTCTGGATGTTCTGTAGATGTTTCACTGTCATCTCCAGAATATCCGCTTTCTCCAGCTTGGATTGCTGTAGAGAGAACAGCGACCTTAAAGTCAGTCAACCTGATTCATAGAGAAGATAAAGACATGTGAGGGTAAATATACTCACGTCAAGCCTGAACGCTTCAATCACAGTTTCTTTCAGCTGATCCAAACAATTGTTTATCCTCTCCCGGCGCTTCCTCTCAATGAGCGGCTTCCTCAGCTGTAAGAGTAACGAAATGACGCTTGGATAAGAGGTGGAGAGGCACCACGCCGGAGCGCGCAGGCACAGCGAGCTAAGAAAGAATCTCATCTGTAGTATTTCCTTGTGTAAAATACCTTTCTCTCCTCCTTGGCATTGGGATGTTTCTCCACGTTGTGCGCCATAGATGAagcagtcatgtttttttttccttggttGCACTTTCTGTCCCTTCTCCTCTGAATCTCAGCGCGTCTCTAGGGTCCTCGGCGCGGCACGACCCTCTTATTTATAGGGCGCAATTAGCATGTGAATGCTCCAACTCTTTGGCTGTGGGATTTTCCCACACACGGGGTCCCATCAGTCAAGACTGACAGGTCACTGGCTCCATTCAATAACAGAGAGAACCGTCctagaaagagaaaaaagtgcTCACAAGCGACAGATGTCCAGCCTGAAACCATGCACTACACCCCTCCCTCCAACCctccacacaacaacaaaaaactgcagtttcctcTTCTCCCAGGGATGAACAAGAGTGTGCAATTACCGCGCTTTACTCCGGGGAGCCCCTCGCCCATTCTTTTCAAGAGCAACATTACACTACCTGCAAAAAGGCCAAACCTATTTCCCCAAAGCTCACAGGAACACACAATACACGGACAAATCACCTGAGAATATATCTGTTCACATGcaggatgatttttttaatcagcCATTAGCAACCAAAGCCTGCTTTAATCTCCAAAACGCGCAATATTCAGCATTCCATAAGAGATGCTGCGGGAGGAGAACCTGAACACATCACATCTCAGTTTGAAGCTTTGATCACATTCCGTCTTTTCAAATGTTAGACATCTGCTATAAACAGTTAGCGAGCAGATGTCAGATTGACCAGATGTCCCCCAACCTTTGGGTCCCTTAAAGCGAGGGCCCCTGTTTCAGAGCCACGCGACTGCCAGGCGAATGCCGGGTCGTGGGAAACGGGGCCGAACAAAGGCCGCTATTCATCCAAACCTAATCGGCATGAAGAGAGTAATAACCTCTAGAGTGGGTGGACACTGCGGctggggaggagaaggaggacgCTGAAGCTTTGGCAGGGGACCAGTGGATGACCAGTGGCCATGCAGGTGTTACATATGCAGCCTTTAGGAGAGCACTAATAAGGTTTATTTAGAGGGTCATGGTCGTTACTGGTCAATTTTAATATTGATAAGTAGGTTGTATTGATTCACCAATTAATGCCTCTGAACAACTGATCACACACTCCTTGTGCATTTCATGTAAactaattaaattaattaattattatgtgaactattttttttcatttaaagtcAGGTTTTGGCCACCAGCAAAAGTCTAATATTCATCTCCTGTTTAACTGCTAGATGCCCCACtatgtctctcagtgtgttacTATGTCTCATGTTGTTGTGGTGCAGGTCAGGTAGTGTACAGTGATGTTTGCAGAGCATTTCACTAAAAAAAATAGGATTATACTtgagaaagacaaacaaactgaaagttCCTCAAAGCTGAGACAGACTCAGATCCAGCTTAAGTCTGCATAGCCTGTATGTCTCAC
Protein-coding sequences here:
- the her13 gene encoding hairy-related 13, producing MAPSARPNSTGLDEDESYYGIQKADRKTRKPLVEKKRRARINESLLELRTLLADADSHSKMENAEVLEMTVKKVEDILKNRNQETDTLNREASERFAAGYIQCMHEVHMFVSNCPGIDATVAAELLNHLLECMPLNEDHLQDVLMDLITDSPGNNSSTWNGGSEGLCMNLASPGGRSISSGSSSALSPAPSTMSSEDLCSDLDETDSEHNQSSTEGMENREALSMPTMTYPRSMWRPW
- the her8.2 gene encoding hairy-related 8.2; protein product: MTASSMAHNVEKHPNAKEERKLRKPLIERKRRERINNCLDQLKETVIEAFRLDQSKLEKADILEMTVKHLQNIQNNKLNDTTLGLEAQQRYSTGYIQCMHEVHNMLLTCEWMDKTLGSRLLNHLLKSLPRSTEERTLTQPSPRHDVPPPTSQAIPGTPLRGDPLAGRQPRREGPSCHVAGRQERPALHSSHLGMLEMWRPW